The Cutaneotrichosporon cavernicola HIS019 DNA, chromosome: 5 DNA segment CAGCCACGATCCGTAACCTCGCTGCTCCCAAGTCTGAGGTCTCGGCAGCGATCGGCAGCGAAGAGCTCGACATCGACGACCAGGCTCGCGACCCCGCCTTCCCCGTCACCAGCTGGAGCATGCAGCAGCTGCGTACGTGGAGCGTGACACCTGCTGTAGATGACAAGCCccgtccgcctcctcatcaGGCACGCATGATGACcatggtcgaggaggaagttcaggaggagaaggtcaAGAAGGTGTTCCATGCCGAGACCTATATCAGCGTCACGTTCCACGACTTTGCCAAGCTCAGCGCCTTCATTGAGACGACCACTGTGAGTCTACCCATGGGTGAGAGGAATGACTGGGAGCTCGCTCCAGTGCGAGGCCGGGCCGGAAGCGTTTTAGGAGTGGTAAAAGCGTAGTGTTGGCGACTGCGCAGGGCAGTGCTGTTCGCCCCGAAAGCCACCTCAACCTTCCTTTGCTCCAAGCGATACCATTTGCGCGCttctgacaccagacgaACGACATTGTCTCGattgacggcgtcgactggGAGGTCACGCGAGCCACACGCAAGGCACTGCAGACGCGCGTGCGCCAGGGCGCGTACgcggacgcgctcgccaaggccatcgACTACGCCGCGGCGATCGCGCCCAACGTCACGCCCCGCGCGACGGAGGTGCACGACGACTCGATGACCCACgtgcgcggccgcgcgtACGGGGCGCAGCCTgtgatgaggatgatggatgCCGGCGGTGGCAGAGCGGAGGCCATGACCTTTGAGCCTGAGCCTATCGAGATCTCGGCCCAGGTCCGTGTAGCGTTTGCCCTCAACCTCTAGTGTTTCCCTCAACCTGTAGTGACTGAGAGGTACGTAATCAGTTATAGGCGCTAGATCACAAGACCACGATACGCGACATGATGATACATACATGCCAGGAGCCCAGTGGGCGTCTCTACTACAATGCTTTGAATGTTCGGTCGTTAGTGGCCCCTGCGGCCGTCGGTCGCGTCACCGCTCTTGCAGGCAACAATCTTGATCTTGGGCGCCGTAACAAGCTCGCCGGAAtgactggtgtcagcaaCAAAGGCAATGCTTGAAACGCTGGCAAGACTGGCAGCACTCACGAAGATCCCGTACCCTCCATGCGGAACTGCGGGTCCTTGACCACAAACGTCCACACGTCGTTACAGAGGTTGTACGTAGAGAGGTGGCCCTGGGGGTTAGTCGCCTTTGAGGCTTTGCATGCAGCTGAACCGATGCAATTCGAGCTGTGACAGCTGCCTCGTCCTTCATGTCCATCGCCTCTGCCTACCCACCTTGACAGTCGTCTTCTGCTTGACGCCCTTCTGCATACACTCGGTCAACGACTTGTCAAACTGTCATCAGCGCACCCCAACCCATCTGCACCTGCTGTAAGACCCTCATCGCGAGCTGCGGCGGAATGTCGCCAGATGTGATCAGCTCATCGAGCGAGTCGGTCAGCGCGGTCCCGATGCTGCGATTAGCCCCTGCATCACGAAACCTATCGCACCTGGACCCGCGGTAGAACTCGTAGTAGGTCTGGCCCCTGTTTTCTGCCATGGTGAATGGTGATGAGCGATGGAGCAGTGGCGACTACGAGTCCTTGGTCAGCGACCGAGGGCGATGGACCggttgggtgggtggcAATATATATACCCATTCCCCCCGTTTTATCCCACCACGTGACTAGCCCAGGAGCCCATTACAGTACTGGGCTTAATATTAGTCCAACTCTATCGATTCCCTCCATTTAAAGATATCGAGTCCTCGCGTTTGTATTTCGAGGATCCAACACACATAGGATCGGCGCCTAGCGGTTTGCATAACTGCATCGTCACCTTCATCTTCTGTCCATAGTCTCATCTCATCAACAACAAAATGGCTTCTGAACAGGACTTCACAAAGCGCAAGCTCTGGGGGTGAGCTCTCAAGAGATTACGCAtgaagctgacagcagcggccGCTTCACTGGCTCTACAGACCCTCTGTTCGTTTAGCCCACCATCGTACATTGCAATCTGACCCCAGGATGCACGAGTTCAACCAGTCGCTCAAGTACGACAAGCGTATGTACGCTGCCGATATCAAGGGTTCCATTGCGTTCTCCAAGgcgctcctcaaggccggcaTCCTCAacgagcaggagcagaAGGAGATCACGCGTggcctc contains these protein-coding regions:
- the toa2 gene encoding uncharacterized protein (TFIIA is a component of the transcription machinery of RNA polymerase II and plays an important role in transcriptional activation): MAENRGQTYYEFYRGSSIGTALTDSLDELITSGDIPPQLFDKSLTECMQKGVKQKTTVKGHLSTYNLCNDVWTFVVKDPQFRMEGTGSSHSGELVTAPKIKIVACKSGDATDGRRGH